GTTGCACTCCGTGAACTATGCTTTCCATGAAATGGATCATAAACGGCCCACAGTCATCCCTGTAAAGCAAGAATTTCAGGGACAGATCTATAAAGAGAGTTCCTATTGCCTTTTATATCAAAAATAAAGAGTAAAGGATTTTGAGGCACTTACGAACAGGATTTCTGCTGAGGGCAGTTCAAGTCTTCTACAAGCTCATAGTCATTTTCCCCGATTTGATTATCCAAGATCCACCTTCTGACCTCTTTCTCTCTTGGTGTCATTTCTTCAACCTCAGTGACAAGTTCTCCTTTACTGTCCTCACCTTTGCACTTCTCTCTTGTGTTCTCTTGATCCTGGCTGTCATCTGGAAATATTGTCCCTGTCACCTTCACGTCGTGTATGAACCTCCTTATGTGCTTAACCTGTTTAAATGCAGATATATAAAGCATCAACAAACTTTCCAAATTCCACCATTTgaaaaataaacatttttttttgatATGGTTACTTACCACCCAGTTTGCGTTGTTGTAATATTGGTTATCTTTTGTCCATTCCTTCTTTGGTGGCAGCATAGAGTTCATGTGAACAAACTGCTTTTTCTCATTGTCGATGACAAGCAGTGTGTAGTGCTGGCTGTAGTAATGGTGTATTGGGATAATCACCTTGGGGTAGCTGAACTTACTCCACAGTTCTTCGATCAGGAATAACTCTATTTCAATATCATGGCCTTTGAAGTCGTCTTTGAGAATGTTCTTGCCTTCTTTTTTGAAATCCGCTAGTTTCTTTTCGTGTTGAACTGCGTAAAACTGCACAAAGAGTAAACACATATGAAAGCATTGAATTGTTTATTTAAATATGTTTTTCGGATGTGGTGCAGCGCGAGCTACTAGTTTTGTTTCGTTGCTTACCGCTGCTTCGATGTTtagtaatccaatctgagtgttcgtttctttcatttccttctGCAACATTTCAGTGTAAGCCTTGACCACCTGCAATTGTTCAATTTGATTTTCAGTTAGTATTATATATGTGAAGAACATTACCTATTGCCCCCGAAAATAGCcatattgggggccaatagacgtctattggggggcaatatacgtctatttGGGTCACATAAAAACAAACAGGTTAAGCTTCTTACATTAACATCCAGATCTTTCTCTTCTACGATAATCTTCATGTCTCTCCTGGTTACCCCTAGTATTCCATTTTCACTGCTCCAGTAGACATATCTGCGTAAACAGAAAAATATGTAGTTAATATGGGTTTGTGAAGTATTCATGGTTTGAAAGTTATGCTATGCACTCACGTATTGTCATCCACCATCTCAAAGAATTGCTGGTAGTGTCTTGCTAGTTCAGGCTTTAATGTTTTCCATGTGTACTTCTCACAATTCACCTCTTTTATTTGTATTTGGTGCtgcacttcttttcctttctgaaTTTTTGTTGGCGGCTTCGGTTGTGCTTTCTTTTTCTGCTTTGGCTGTTCCTGTGCAGcagtctttcttttcttttcataagTCTTCAGGATCTCCCGTGTGTCATACTCAAAGTCATCGTCCTTGTCCTTCACAGCTGCCTTTCTCTTTTTTACTTTCACATTCCTCTAGATTGAATGCATGTCAACCGTTTTCTTCTCCCTGGGGACCGATGGTACTGCCATTTCTGTTCCTGCCTCAGGCATTTCAACCGTCTCAGCTGCTTCCAGTATTTTCGACACAAGTTGATCTATTTTTTCTGATTTCATCTCATTTAGTGTGACCAAATGTGTATCCTCAAACACTTCCCGTTCTGGACTCTTGTAAGATATTGGAGATGCATTAATTGGATCTGCTGCCCTTGGTTCTTCGTTGACTGGTGTTTGAGTGTCATATTCTGCAAAGTTCCCCGTAGATTCCCTCCTGTGATCTTTCTCGGTCGACACCTGCATCATCTGTTGTTGATTATTTTGTTGCTCACTGCTTTTCAGGTCAGGGTTCCTGCTGGTTCCTTTCGCCAAACATTTCTTCAGAGCTTTTATGTGGTTCTGGTGCGATCTGTTTTCCTGCATCACCTCagtcattttttttctccatACTCTCAATTTTCTCATCAGCAACAGTAACCTTTTTCCAAAGCTCCCTAATATGGTTTGCAAGCCCCTCATTTGCTTCCAATAGTTTCTTCATTTGCTTCTCCATTTCCTGTTTTTCACCATTGTCTTCAATCACTCTATCCATTTCTTTTAGCAGAACTTTCATGTTACCAGTAAGCCTTATGGTCTCCTCTTCCTCGTCTTGGCTCGCTTGGGGAACCTGTAACCAATAAAACAACACTTgaatcaaaaaaataagaaaaaaccactaatgtctattggggggcaatagatgtatATTGGCCCGCAATAGACACCTTATGAACCCAGTAATGGgggccaatagatgtctattgccccgcaatagacaCCTTCTGAACCCAGTATTAGgggccaatagatgtctattgccccccaatagaccatttGTTCAATTCCACTATAATTGCTAACTTACCCAGTTGTTGAAACTTGGTGTTTCTTGCTCCTCCTCCGTATCCGACAAGTTGATGTAGCAATGTTCTAACCAAGGCCCATCTTTTATCAACTCCTCTGGCCAGTCTGGATTCTGATGGAGCTTCTGCAGGTTGAACAGCTCCTTTATCGACCACCTCACAAATCTCGGTTTCTCATCCTCCATTCCTGGAATCCAGTTTCTGATCTTGGTCTTCTCCAAGAACCAGTACTGTTACCAAAATTATATTTGTCAGTAAATGAATAACAGACAACCAATACGTGTcgattgccccccaatagacacgTATTAACCcctgtattggggggcagtagaca
This portion of the Rosa chinensis cultivar Old Blush chromosome 1, RchiOBHm-V2, whole genome shotgun sequence genome encodes:
- the LOC112199004 gene encoding uncharacterized protein LOC112199004, which produces MQENRSHQNHIKALKKCLAKGTSRNPDLKSSEQQNNQQQMMQVSTEKDHRRESTGNFAEYDTQTPVNEEPRAADPINASPISYKSPEREVFEDTHLVTLNEMKSEKIDQLVSKILEAAETVEMPEAGTEMAVPSRNVKVKKRKAAVKDKDDDFEYDTREILKTYEKKRKTAAQEQPKQKKKAQPKPPTKIQKGKEVQHQIQIKEVNCEKYTWKTLKPELARHYQQFFEMVDDNTYVYWSSENGILGVTRRDMKIIVEEKDLDVNVVKAYTEMLQKEMKETNTQIGLLNIEAAFYAVQHEKKLADFKKEGKNILKDDFKGHDIEIELFLIEELWSKFSYPKVIIPIHHYYSQHYTLLVIDNEKKQFVHMNSMLPPKKEWTKDNQYYNNANWVVKHIRRFIHDVKVTGTIFPDDSQDQENTREKCKGEDSKGELVTEVEEMTPREKEVRRWILDNQIGENDYELVEDLNCPQQKSCSDDCGPFMIHFMESIVHGVQPSKKKGNDMRKTILERFAKEESAWSVEKYLAETADAVGEPKK